The genomic region GGTGATCTTTCCTTTGTTGTAACCGAtcgcatgtaaccctaaccctactggtgcctatataaaccagagggttttagtctttagggctagagcAACATCCATAACCCCATCAACCTAGGGTTTAGCTCGCCTGATCTTGTCGTAGATTGACTATGTAACCATATCatacacatcaaatacaatcaagcaggacgtagggttttacctcttcgagagggcccgaacctgggtaaacactgtgttcatCGTCCCgtgttccccattgatcctagatccacagctcgggacccccctacccgagatccgccggttttgacaccgacagtttgcCTCCACCGGCTCTGGCTCCTCCTTCATGGCAGCATCGtcctcctccagctccgcctcctcctcctctttctcctCCGGCTTTGGCCAACCCGGGAGAAGGCCGATAGTGATACGAGTAGCGTGCCTCGCCCAGATCTCCTCCAGCAGCTGCAACCGGCGCTCCGGCATCAACATGGCGTATGTGGTGATCCTCTGCTGGACCATGGCTAGCGGCTACGACGAGGAGATGAAAGTTGGCGATGcgagtgggagggagaggggaggaacgGGGATAGGCTAAGGTTGGGTTgccgccgtccggcttaaatagccggactTGCTTTCTTGGGTGGCACGCTAGAGCGGCGCCACGCGGCGCGGACCGGAGGAGGTGCCCGTTGGACCAACGGTCTCCGTGTGACCACGTGGGTCCTAGCGGTTAGTCTTATACGGCAGGCGTGACCGGACGCGTCTGTGCGTCTCCATATCCGCCCCAGGTATGGGCTGAATATGGGGACTGTCGATCAATCCCAACGTTTGGGTCGAATTTAAATGGCGTGGTTAGGTGTATGGTTTTTGGGTCCGAAGAGTGACCGGACAGCTCGTCGGGCTTTTGGGCCCGGACAGCTCGTCGGGCTTTTGGGCCCGGTATGGGTGGTCCGGTTATAGATGCAGTGTTCGGACTGTATCTACTGCTAAAATAAAGCCGAAAAGAAGTGCCACCAGAATTCCCCATCGTCTTTCCTCGCCGCCGGCAGGCACGGATACCTTCCTCCCCGACTCCTCGCCGTACTCTCCTCAGTCCGTCCGACCGACCCACCCACCGCAGCTCGACCTGCTGCTGCCGGTGTACCTCTTCTCCTCCGCGGCGACGGGCGACCACCCCAACCCCTCCGCCTTTCACGGGCCGCCATCACCGTTCCCCTTCCCGTCGCCGTTCGATCTCCCTGCTCGGTAATTCCGGCAACTGGTTTCTGAGGTATCTCTCACCCATGATTACTTCAAATCCATTGCCGCCTCCAGAAATTCTGGGTACACGCTGGATCCGCCCCTGCCCCCAGTAAAGGAAGcaacttttttttgtgtgtgtgtttgtgtctgtgtgtgtgaaGAGGGGGGTTGGGGGAGGGTTTGGGAGCTTGAGTTCTTATGAAAATTTGTTAGAGAAAAACTGTTTTAATATCCTCAAAGAAATAAGAAAAACTGTTTTAATATcctcaaaaaaataagaaaaactgTTTTAATTAGGCTTCTCCTTGTGTTTTGCAGTTTACAATGGGGAACATGCTCACCGTCATGCTTGGAACAACTGCAGTGGTGGATCATTGCCATCCAAGGCAACTCCACCCAGGAGGCAGCAGCAGGATAGCAGGCCATCAGTTTGAACCGCTGAGCATCCTGGCTTTCAGGGCTATATCTGAGCACATAGGACGTAGTGAAGCGTTCTGTCGAAAGCAGATATTGAATGGCCGGTTTCAACTGCTGACCATTCTGGTTTGCGGAGCAATCCGTTCTGAGGGAATTACAGCAAACGATCCGTTCAAACTGTGTGGCATTCTCATCTGTGGAGTTTTGTCTGACTACATCAGTCATGACGCAGAGGAACCAGCGACTGATCTGCTTGGAGACCTTCCAGAGGTACTATGCTAAAATCTTGTGCTCCAGCCCTTCTGTTGGTTGCAGATTACTAATTTCTACGTATGTGCAACTGATTTCTTATGAATACTGACACACCACTCCACTTGCTCTGTTATCATAATACTGCTACTAAGgtaattttatttggttttctcCATATCCTCCATTGCAGTTCGGAATGGGGAACATCCTCAACTTCACAACTACAGTGGCCGATCATTGCCATCCAAGGCAACTCCGCATAGGCAGCGGAACAGTAAGCCGTCAGCTCGAACCGTTGAGCATTCTGGCTTTCAGAGCTTTATGCAAGCACATTCAACAGCATGAAGCATTCCATCGAAAGCGGATAGCCAACGGCCAGTTTCAACTGCTGAGCATTCTGCTTTGCGGAGTAATCCATGCCAAGGGAATAATAGGGAACGATCGATGTAAACTGTGCTGCATTCTCATCTGTGGAGTTATATCAGACTACATCCATCACGGACCAATTGATGCACATGAATCAGCGATTGATCTGTTTGGAGACCTTCCAGAGGCACTGCGCCAAAATCTCGTGCTCCATCTCGTCTCTTGATTGCAGATTACTCATGTCTACTTGTGTTCATTTATAATATATTTTTTGTTCTGCAGGGCGTGCTGTGCACAATTTTTTCAAAGTTGTCTCTGAAAGAGGCTGTAAGAACCAGTGCCGTGTCAAGGAAATGGAGATACTTGTGGACAGTTTGTCCTAAACTGAGTTTTGACGGAAGTACAATATGTGGCAACAACAGATATGGGAAACAAGTATATGCTCTAGCGTTCATTCGCATTGTTAATAGGGTCTTGGCACAGTGCCGTGGCAAGTTGTTTGAAGAGCTTGCGATCAAAATTGATTTGAACAGGATGTTTGTTGAACACCTCAATAATTGGGTTCGTTTTGCTGTATCATCAAGTGCAAAGACATTAGTTTTTGATTTAGCACCACAAGAGCATCAACTTCCAGGTCGTGATGGTCAGTACAAATTCCCATTTGAGCTTTTAGACAAGGACAGTGTACACCGTCTACAGAAAATTCATCTTAGCTTTGTAGATTTCCAGCCACCAATGCAGTTTAGTGGCTTCCCTAACCTACGGAAGCTTGACTTAAACTTAGTGAATGTCAATGGGAAGGATATTCCACATATGTTGTCAAACTGCTGTAATCTAGAGTGGCTGAGTATGGTTAGATGCCATCTCAATGGTGAACTAAAGGTTAATGGCCCGCTGCCTCATCTACTGCACTTGAAACTTGTGTACTGCGATGTAACAAGTATAGCATTCGATACGGTGAATCTTGCAACTTTTATATACAAAGGAAGGAAGGTGCCTATTGACCTCAATAAATCATTAGAACTGGTATGTGCAGATATATGGTTTTCTACAGTCACTTTTGAGCGCGCCATTACTTTACTTGGTAAAGTGCTTAAAAATGTGCAACATCTAACCCTCGATATGGACTGTAAACCACCAGAGGTTTGCTCTTGGACCATCCTTTAAGTCATGAATTTTCTTATAACATCACATTTTCGTGTCATGACCTTTGGTTAGTTATCTTTCAGATTCCCCGTTTGATGCATTACCGATGCATGTTTTCTAAAATGACATATTTGCAATTGAGGTTGGTCTATGTCGAAGGATTGGATGTCTTATCCTTGGTCTCTTTTCTGAGGTCTGCTCCTTTCATTGAGAAGTTAGAGCTGCACGTAAGTACTCATATTGGTTTCTTCTTTGCTGGTACTCCATACAATTTTTTTTAGTAAGCAAACTGTTGTGCTGGACAATTTCTTTTTATCTGTGTTATTGCATATGCTGTCCTGGAACTGATGGATGGAGATATACTCTTAGACTTTACTTGATGTTCTTTATCCAACTCTCTTTGTTTTTAAGCTTGCTGGACAATTTGTTTTTTATCTATGTTATTGCATATGCTGTCCTGGAACTGATGGATGGAGATACACTCTTAgactttacttgctgttctttatccAACTCGCTTTGTTTTTAAGCtactactccttccgtcccataatataacatcgttttgcaagctaaaacagcttgcaaaaatgatcttatatttatgggacagagggagtagtttttatTCACTCTAAATCTTTAATGAAATAAAATGACAGTTTGATAAAAGTCTATCAGCGAGTTGCTCTAAACACAATATGTTCTTGACATTTGACAATAGATACAGTGAACAAGTGGTTAATCACAAACCTTCTCATCATGCTTCATTTTTTATTCAAACTTGCAGTTTTGTTTCCCTGGTTATATCCATTTGGTACAAGAACCTGAATCTATCAGGAAGCTGCCGGAGTGTCTGTTCAACAACTTGAAGAGTTTGCATGTTACAGGATTTAAAGCATGCACTGGCCAAGTTGAGTTCCTTATGCATATGGTGGAAAATGCCCCTGCATTGGAAGGTTTAACTATAGATCAATCAGAAAAATATCTCCTAGAAGGTCATAAAAAGGATGCGAAAACGGTTATTGACCTGGTCCATAGAACTGCTAAAAAGTATCTTGAAGGGAAGATTTCGCCCAGGTGCATCTTAATGTTACTTTAACAAATCTGTTGACATTGGGATGCACAGTGCATATCTAGCTAGGGGCTGGAAAATCCAATGCGTCGGCAAGTTGCCGCTATGTATTCTTGTGCACGGTCCATTATATTGAATAAACATACTTCCCTTTTGCATAAATCTGCACACTGTTAGCGCTTCTCTACAGTACTCCCTGTGTACAACTCTATTTAAACCTCCTGAGGTTCACGCTTTCAGCCTTTCACTGTGTTTTGGATGACATATGCTTTCTCCCTGTGTGACGTGTACAAAATCAAATCACAGGTCTTATCTCTTTTACCAGACATGCAGCCCTCTAGttgttttactccctccgttcctaaatatttgtctttttagagatttcaaatggactaccacatacggatgtatatagacgtattttagagtgtagatttactcatttttgctccatatgtattcactttttgaaatctctagaaaggcaaatatataggaatggagggagtagtattttttaCCTTGCCGTCTCCTACTTGCTAAAGTTCTTACAGATGTGCGGCATTAAACAGAAGACATCAGGTGTGGTGCTGAATGTTACCCGGTCGCACAAAGCGTTCCCGCCTGGCCAGTAGACAGTTACCTGCATCTAACAATATTGCATCTTGAGCACAATATTACTATACTTGCTAAAGTTCTTACAGATGTGCGGCATCTGACCCTCAGACCTCAGTGCAGGCTGTACCACAGAGGTCTGCTCTTCGACCATCTTTTAAGTCTTGAATTATCCTATAGTATCATATAAATGTGTCTTGACCGTCTGTCATATGAAGTTGCAGAGGCTTGTCTGGTTATGTAGCATTTAGATTTTGCCTTTTTTTGTGTTTGACAGTCCGTATGTCAAAACACCGCTGTTTGCGGTGAAGGTTGTATTTTGAGCCTATTAATAAAGTACTGCTTACAGAACCTAAAAGGGCCGTGTGTTTGCCCTGAAGAAACTACGTACTGTGTGAAATCTGCTATGTAGTTAGATAAATCTTGTGAAATACTCTCTTCTAATAGTAGGTGTTGAACCGGTATGGGCCAAGCCCATCTAGCTCTGTCACTTAGGGCCCAAGCCCATGAGGAGGTGCTGACCTAGAAGGAGGCATCAGTCCTCCCGTTCCCAAGCTGAGCCGCCACACACACAGAAAAAGGCTACCGAGGAGAGGTGGGCTCCTGCGACTACAACATGGTATCAGACCTAGGCGGCAACGACGGGGCCTGACGGGAGTAGGGCGGCGACGGCGGACCTAGGAGGCGGAGTGGGCTCACCTCGGCGCGGGCTCCTCCCTCTTCCCCTCATTCCCTTCTTGTTCCCTCTCGCGGTTGTGCGCTGGCTGGCCTCTCGCAGCTGCAGGGGAGC from Triticum aestivum cultivar Chinese Spring chromosome 4A, IWGSC CS RefSeq v2.1, whole genome shotgun sequence harbors:
- the LOC123087513 gene encoding F-box/FBD/LRR-repeat protein At1g13570 isoform X2; the protein is MGNMLTVMLGTTAVVDHCHPRQLHPGGSSRIAGHQFEPLSILAFRAISEHIGRSEAFCRKQILNGRFQLLTILVCGAIRSEGITANDPFKLCGILICGVLSDYISHDAEEPATDLLGDLPEFGMGNILNFTTTVADHCHPRQLRIGSGTVSRQLEPLSILAFRALCKHIQQHEAFHRKRIANGQFQLLSILLCGVIHAKGIIGNDRCKLCCILICGVISDYIHHGPIDAHESAIDLFGDLPEGVLCTIFSKLSLKEAVRTSAVSRKWRYLWTVCPKLSFDGSTICGNNRYGKQVYALAFIRIVNRVLAQCRGKLFEELAIKIDLNRMFVEHLNNWVRFAVSSSAKTLVFDLAPQEHQLPGRDGQYKFPFELLDKDSVHRLQKIHLSFVDFQPPMQFSGFPNLRKLDLNLVNVNGKDIPHMLSNCCNLEWLSMVRCHLNGELKVNGPLPHLLHLKLVYCDVTSIAFDTVNLATFIYKGRKVPIDLNKSLELVCADIWFSTVTFERAITLLGKVLKNVQHLTLDMDCKPPEIPRLMHYRCMFSKMTYLQLRLVYVEGLDVLSLVSFLRSAPFIEKLELHFCFPGYIHLVQEPESIRKLPECLFNNLKSLHVTGFKACTGQVEFLMHMVENAPALEGLTIDQSEKYLLEGHKKDAKTVIDLVHRTAKKYLEGKISPRCILMLL
- the LOC123087513 gene encoding F-box/FBD/LRR-repeat protein At1g13570 isoform X3; translation: MGNMLTVMLGTTAVVDHCHPRQLHPGGSSRIAGHQFEPLSILAFRAISEHIGRSEAFCRKQILNGRFQLLTILVCGAIRSEGITANDPFKLCGILICGVLSDYISHDAEEPATDLLGDLPEGVLCTIFSKLSLKEAVRTSAVSRKWRYLWTVCPKLSFDGSTICGNNRYGKQVYALAFIRIVNRVLAQCRGKLFEELAIKIDLNRMFVEHLNNWVRFAVSSSAKTLVFDLAPQEHQLPGRDGQYKFPFELLDKDSVHRLQKIHLSFVDFQPPMQFSGFPNLRKLDLNLVNVNGKDIPHMLSNCCNLEWLSMVRCHLNGELKVNGPLPHLLHLKLVYCDVTSIAFDTVNLATFIYKGRKVPIDLNKSLELVCADIWFSTVTFERAITLLGKVLKNVQHLTLDMDCKPPEIPRLMHYRCMFSKMTYLQLRLVYVEGLDVLSLVSFLRSAPFIEKLELHFCFPGYIHLVQEPESIRKLPECLFNNLKSLHVTGFKACTGQVEFLMHMVENAPALEGLTIDQSEKYLLEGHKKDAKTVIDLVHRTAKKYLEGKISPRCILMLL
- the LOC123087513 gene encoding F-box/FBD/LRR-repeat protein At1g13570 isoform X1, translating into MGNMLTVMLGTTAVVDHCHPRQLHPGGSSRIAGHQFEPLSILAFRAISEHIGRSEAFCRKQILNGRFQLLTILVCGAIRSEGITANDPFKLCGILICGVLSDYISHDAEEPATDLLGDLPEFGMGNILNFTTTVADHCHPRQLRIGSGTVSRQLEPLSILAFRALCKHIQQHEAFHRKRIANGQFQLLSILLCGVIHAKGIIGNDRCKLCCILICGVISDYIHHGPIDAHESAIDLFGDLPEALRQNLGVLCTIFSKLSLKEAVRTSAVSRKWRYLWTVCPKLSFDGSTICGNNRYGKQVYALAFIRIVNRVLAQCRGKLFEELAIKIDLNRMFVEHLNNWVRFAVSSSAKTLVFDLAPQEHQLPGRDGQYKFPFELLDKDSVHRLQKIHLSFVDFQPPMQFSGFPNLRKLDLNLVNVNGKDIPHMLSNCCNLEWLSMVRCHLNGELKVNGPLPHLLHLKLVYCDVTSIAFDTVNLATFIYKGRKVPIDLNKSLELVCADIWFSTVTFERAITLLGKVLKNVQHLTLDMDCKPPEIPRLMHYRCMFSKMTYLQLRLVYVEGLDVLSLVSFLRSAPFIEKLELHFCFPGYIHLVQEPESIRKLPECLFNNLKSLHVTGFKACTGQVEFLMHMVENAPALEGLTIDQSEKYLLEGHKKDAKTVIDLVHRTAKKYLEGKISPRCILMLL